One Paenibacillus crassostreae DNA segment encodes these proteins:
- a CDS encoding amino acid ABC transporter ATP-binding protein, giving the protein MITVKDLHKSYGQLEILKGIDIEISKGEVVVVIGPSGSGKSTFLRCLNLLEQPTSGEITFEGESITAPKHDINTTREKMGMVFQNFNLFPHKTVGQNITIAPLTVKKQSAAEADLIAENLLQTVGLSDKKDVYPNQLSGGQKQRIAIARALAMQPHVMLFDEPTSALDPEMVGEVLEVMKKLALGGMTMVIVTHEMGFAREVGDRILFIDEGRISEQGSPEEVFGNPKNIRTKEFLSKVL; this is encoded by the coding sequence GTGATAACCGTTAAAGATCTTCATAAATCATATGGTCAATTAGAAATTCTGAAGGGTATTGATATAGAAATATCTAAAGGTGAGGTTGTCGTTGTAATCGGACCTTCTGGTTCAGGTAAAAGTACATTTCTGCGTTGTTTAAATTTGTTGGAGCAACCTACATCTGGTGAAATAACTTTTGAAGGTGAATCCATTACGGCTCCGAAGCATGATATCAATACAACGCGTGAAAAAATGGGGATGGTGTTCCAGAACTTCAATCTCTTTCCACACAAGACAGTGGGCCAAAATATTACGATAGCACCACTTACGGTTAAAAAGCAGTCTGCAGCAGAAGCTGACCTCATTGCTGAGAACCTTTTACAAACCGTAGGCTTGTCGGACAAAAAGGATGTATACCCTAATCAACTATCGGGTGGTCAGAAACAGCGTATAGCGATTGCACGTGCACTGGCGATGCAACCTCACGTCATGTTGTTCGATGAACCAACTTCGGCACTTGATCCTGAAATGGTAGGAGAGGTTCTCGAAGTCATGAAGAAACTTGCTTTAGGAGGCATGACGATGGTTATTGTGACGCATGAAATGGGATTCGCACGTGAAGTTGGGGACCGTATTCTGTTCATAGACGAAGGTCGTATTTCGGAGCAGGGTTCACCTGAAGAGGTATTTGGTAACCCTAAGAACATTCGTACTAAGGAATTTCTTAGTAAAGTATTGTAA